A stretch of the Kozakia baliensis genome encodes the following:
- a CDS encoding ribbon-helix-helix domain-containing protein — MSRFAGLKKTVAPSVVEPAAQTVVEKARPRNPREGKRAVVGYFSPAVSKGLHQLALDTDTTIQGLIGEAIDDLMRKHGRHPFGER; from the coding sequence ATGAGTCGGTTTGCTGGTCTCAAAAAGACGGTCGCGCCATCGGTTGTGGAACCGGCAGCGCAAACGGTGGTAGAGAAAGCCCGCCCACGTAATCCGAGAGAAGGTAAGCGGGCTGTGGTGGGGTATTTTTCTCCAGCAGTTAGCAAGGGACTACATCAACTTGCGCTTGATACTGATACAACTATTCAGGGTTTGATTGGGGAGGCCATTGATGACTTGATGCGTAAGCACGGTCGTCATCCTTTTGGAGAGCGCTGA